A single region of the Brachypodium distachyon strain Bd21 chromosome 3, Brachypodium_distachyon_v3.0, whole genome shotgun sequence genome encodes:
- the LOC112271480 gene encoding uncharacterized protein LOC112271480, whose translation MELSSPSSLNTTAGGGGHDHHESESEDSAEENNPKCRVQFISDSSYEDDDHINELEHTDSDNQHTKFFHDVTDMVLQGLKRKRRRKSMRKESRKRAKFGIQLAGGNEAEIVPKAYSRCNVHYLHEVIRSFRNCERKCGLIRGAGFGDILQFDGCIVPRSFAQWIADCTNVRTEEVCVGEQRIQLGTEHVASIVGIPSAGLTIQTTGEDGKISFLASIGLKELPPIKFFGSKVMNEDLPDDMFIRCVLVVVLSTFLCPTSSTFPSTKYLGALVDIDKIKDMDWAKLTHNWMINCIKKYQKQRAKRKRLTCTLGGCIYSLAVRCLDEVDFEGIHLEQTLPRILVWKGDMIIQYSKLYMCPNGKYGFLPVKENNKSSFSIANKKESREKLLMELKNFLECSMTQSLSSEVKENVVSIFDAYMGTEDEHCWEKAKRLLTDVLMSITTNCNIMLKEEHHNGNIGILSGDTEVAGSSQEASYNCEGASDNTLKVDSDGASTNEGTTNGERKKEQPPHSGDKSKQDSMEHKDVTTTQFESGNKGGDGMHFAHTVQELDGTNGNVTGLSNPIMPTVMELDTYAKDVNKDVHLTDHQYEKTSKLPTTDTSAVQNEIALHVPP comes from the exons ATGGAATTGAGCTCGCCATCAAGCCTTAACACGACA GCTGGCGGGGGAGGGCACGATCACCACGAGTCTGAGTCAGAGGATAGTGCTGAAGAAAACAATCCTAAATGCAGAGTTCAATTCATCTCAGATTCTTCATATGAAGATGACGATCATATTAATGAA CTGGAACACACAGATTCTGACAACCAACACACAAAGTTCTTCCATGATGTTACAGATATG GTATTGCAAGGGCTCAAACGGAAACGTCGGAGAAAGTCAATGCGCAAGGAAAGCAGGAAG AGAGCAAAGTTTGGAATTCAGCTAGCAGGAGGGAATGAAGCTGAAATTGTGCCAAAAGCTTACAGCAGATGCAATGTACATTATCTGCATGAGGTTATAAGAAGTTTCCGCAATTGCGAAAGGAAATGTGGTCTCATAAGAGGAGCAGGTTTTGGGGACATTCTTCAGTTCGACGGCTGTATTGTACCAAGATCCTTTGCTCAATGGATTGCCGACTGCACGAATGTGCGTACTGAAGAAGTGTGTGTGGGGGAGCAAAGAATCCAGCTGGGCACAGAGCACGTGGCTTCCATTGTTGGCATTCCATCTGCTGGTCTAACTATACAAACTACTGGAGAAGATGGGAagatttcttttcttgcttctATTGGATTGAAAGAGCTCCCACCAATAAAGTTTTTTGGCAGCAAAGTTATGAACGAAGATCTACCGGATGATATGTTCATTAGATGTGTTCTTGTTGTCGTCTTGTCCACTTTCCTGTGCCCAACCTCTAGCACATTCCCTAGCACTAAGTATCTTGGTGCTCTGGTAGATATTGACAAGATCAAAGACATGGACTGGGCAAAGCTAACGCACAACTGGATGATTAACTGCATCAAGAAGTATCAGAAACAAAGAGCAAAACGAAAACGTCTCACCTGCACTCTCGGGGGCTGCATCTATAGCTTGGCG GTACGCTGCCTTGATGAAGTTGATTTTGAGGGAATTCATCTTGAACAAACACTGCCCAGGATACTTGTTTGGAAAGGTGACATGATAATTCAGTACAGCAAGCTATACATGTGCCCCAACGGGAAATATGGATTTTTACCT GTAAAAGAGAATAACAAATCTTCTTTTAGTATTGCTAACAAGAAAGAATCAAGAGAGAAGCTGTTGATGGAGTTGAAGAATTTTTTAGAGTGTTCAATGACACAATCCCTTTCTTCCGag GTGAAGGAAAATGTTGTATCTATCTTTGATGCGTACATGGGGACTGAAGATGAACATTGTTGGGAAAAAGCAAAGCGCTTATTGACAGACGTGCTGATGAGCATCACGACTAATTGCAACATTATGTTGAAGGAAGAGCATCATAATGGAAACATAGGAATACTATCAGGCGACACTGAAGTAGCGGGGAGTTCACAGGAGGCATCATACAACTGCGAAGGCGCATCAGACAACACTCTGAAAGTTGACTCTGATGGTGCAAGTACAAATGAAG GAACTACAAATggggaaaggaaaaaagagcaACCACCCCATAGTGGAGACAAATCTAAACAAGATTCAATG GAGCACAAAGATGTGACAACAACACAATTTGAATCAGGTAACAAAGGGGGCGATGGGATGCATTTTGCTCATACAGTGCAAGAATTGGATGGTACAAATGGGAATGTTACAGGGCTTTCCAACCCAATCATGCCAACAGTG ATGGAGCTGGATACCTATGCCAAAGATGTAAACAAGGATGTAcatctcaccgatcatcaataTGAAAAAACTTCAAAACTGCCTACAACTGACACTAGTGCAGTCCAAAACGAAATTGCGTTGCATGTCCCCCCCTAA